A genome region from Micromonospora peucetia includes the following:
- a CDS encoding saccharopine dehydrogenase family protein: MAVFGAYGHTGRFVVAELRERGYVPLLLGRDEDKLLALAQAQPGLEARQASVDDPASLDRALNGAAAVINCAGPFATTAAPLVEAALRAGIPYVDVAAEIEANLDTFAHFAERARAAGTVVVPAMAFYGGLGDLLVTTAMGDWTAADEAHIAYGLSSWHPTAGTRVAGAVSGQRRGGRRVRYTGGRLEYHDDTLPTLEWPFPAPLGPQSVIGEFTMADVVTIPSHLAIPEVRTYMTAKAAADLSAPDASAPTAVDERGRSAQTFVVDVLVRSGGAERRVVAAGQDIYAISAPLAVEAVDRILTGRTRTTGVASAGAVFDTPDFLRALSSHLSLHVPLDTRG, translated from the coding sequence TCGGTCGCGACGAGGACAAGCTGCTGGCGCTGGCGCAGGCCCAACCGGGGCTCGAGGCGCGGCAGGCGTCGGTCGACGATCCAGCCTCGCTCGACCGCGCGCTGAACGGCGCGGCCGCCGTGATCAACTGCGCCGGGCCTTTCGCCACGACCGCAGCCCCGCTGGTCGAGGCGGCGCTGCGCGCCGGCATCCCGTATGTCGACGTGGCGGCCGAGATCGAGGCGAACCTTGACACGTTCGCGCACTTCGCGGAGCGCGCCCGCGCCGCGGGCACCGTGGTGGTCCCTGCGATGGCCTTCTACGGCGGCCTCGGCGACCTGTTGGTCACCACCGCGATGGGCGACTGGACGGCGGCGGACGAGGCGCACATCGCCTACGGCCTGAGCAGTTGGCACCCCACCGCCGGGACGCGTGTTGCGGGCGCGGTCTCGGGGCAGCGACGGGGTGGCCGCCGTGTCCGCTACACCGGCGGACGGCTGGAGTACCACGACGACACTCTGCCGACCCTGGAGTGGCCCTTCCCGGCTCCGCTCGGCCCCCAGAGCGTCATCGGAGAGTTCACCATGGCCGACGTCGTCACCATTCCCAGCCACCTGGCCATCCCGGAGGTGCGCACCTACATGACCGCCAAGGCGGCCGCGGACCTGTCCGCTCCTGACGCCTCGGCACCGACCGCCGTCGACGAGCGCGGCCGCTCCGCGCAGACCTTCGTCGTCGACGTCCTCGTCCGCTCCGGCGGAGCGGAACGCCGCGTGGTCGCCGCCGGTCAGGACATCTACGCCATCAGCGCGCCGCTCGCGGTGGAGGCCGTCGACCGCATCCTCACCGGCCGGACCAGGACCACCGGCGTCGCCTCCGCGGGCGCGGTCTTCGACACCCCGGACTTCCTCCGCGCCCTGTCCTCGCACCTCTCGCTGCACGTCCCGCTCGACACACGCGGCTGA